The following is a genomic window from Melitaea cinxia chromosome 7, ilMelCinx1.1, whole genome shotgun sequence.
tttttgaatactCTTGCGTTCCAAAACTGTGATAAAGGGTGATTGAGTGATTAGTAGCTTAATAGTTAATATACTATCCTATAAATTATCCATTTTGTTGTGGTATAAtcatagtatattttaaatctgTATAAAACGCTGTTTTATACAGATTAAAACagttacagtttttttaaattaatactagtTTTTAGACATAATATACAGAATTTTTAGACATAATAATCCTCGAGTGTTTTGGACAGAGTGAAAGTGGAAAACCTAcaaaaggaaaagaaagacgAGTATGTAGaaaaactgaaagaaagttttaaaggcatagaagagataggtgtgattgaagatttgtgggataaatttaataaaggggtcgtgaatgttgctattgaggtatgcggggtagctaaaagaaggaaaggaagaaagaactataatgtgtggatggataaagatgtacaaaaggctgtgcaagaaaaaAAGAAAGCGTGGTTGCATTGGTTAgcgacaaaagctaaccaaaaagttcaaaaggcaacggatgacgagataaatgaagcaagaacgaagtataaaagattgaaattagcggtgaaagaagttgtgtctagaaagaaagaaggacgaaaggatgattttgatagaaagctcactgaagatttccagtcaaccatcaagtttttctggaaatccaaCATAACTGCTAGAGGAAAAACCTCTACCTTGGAACTGagtacaatcaggagtcaagatgggagcattataaaaggagaagaatttgtgttaaagagatggaaagagtattttgaaagtttgttcgaaagagaggaagtgcaggtacaacatacgACACCTTCCATGGAAGAGAGTATAAGTGGtaatgaaagtgagataagcatggatgaaatagtgaaagcgttgaaaagtatgagattaagTAAGGCTGCAGAGTATGACAGGATTACCGCCGAAATGCTGAAATGGATGAAGGCTGGACAtggcatagtggctagccagctgtaccgccttttcaatttgtgctggcgaaatgggcaagtaccgggagactggtgcaaagccgtaatcgtcctATTGTACAAGgtaaaagggtcacggcaggactacAGGAAtaaccgcggtataagcctcctcagcgtcgtcggtaaattgtatgcaagtattgattgagagggttgtgaatgaaacagacgatAAAGTATGGGATGTACAAGCGGGATtcagaaagggaatgggatgtacggatcaggtctatTCTTTGCGgcgcatagccgaaaagttattggccaaaatcaaaaaagtctattgcgcgttcgtggatttagaaaaggcTTATAaaggacgtcttgaaaaaaggcctaTGTATTAACCTGttaagagtaccctaaaccgaagagcatgtatgaagggaataatgaaagtggacgaagcataagaagtatgtaaggatcgtagcaagtggaaagaagtggtctctgcttacccctacgggaaagaggcgtgattatatgtatgttatgtatggTTTAGACATAAAACTAAGATTAAACTTAAGTTTCAATTTCATTTCTAGTTTACTTACTATGTGGTAAACACGTCAAAAAGTACTTACATTTCattgaaaaacaaaatctaTTGAACAGCGAACGCTAATAATTTCAGCAAAACACATTTTACTtaagtatgtaaataaatcGTCCTGAACTATGTACACATGCGTCACGATTTACAGAACATGATTGCTTCATAAtaagcaataaatattttcagcTGTAAAAATCAcgctaaaatatttatctactcTTCTAACGAGTAAAGCTAATAGAGCATACATAGCGTTCCGTGTGTGATAAGTCTGCAGACACATTCGACGAATTGTCGCCAGCCGTCGGACGGTGGTCGCGACTTCGCACCGATGTGTCGGTAAACAGCTGCCGCGTCGATAATTACTGACAAAGCTCGCTTATTTACACCCCGCCTTAACACTCTCAGCCGTTGGAACTATATCGAGAAAAGATGATACacgaatttttataaattgtgctAATGCCACGCTCAAATTATTGTTGTgctcttattaaattttaatatttgaaacgaTGTGAAGGAAAATACGACTATTTAGCGTgtgttattacaataatatattatactttaagtATACGCTTCGTAACAACTTACACTAAAGACTAATGAACCTGATAACTGtttcaaagtaaatattttggaAGTGAAACTTGTCTTAAGAAGTTGCATGCATGCAGCATGCGTGGCAAgcatgagggtaaattttttacggatgagacggcaacgttttgatgaaacggcaacgttcttgttgatggcgctggaacggaaattaagctttatataatataaacgagacctaaaaattagtttgccaaagaaatttcacttctgacatgtgtactttgtacgcacgcattttttttatttatacgttctatttatgtaaaatgatatatattttacattaatacggaatatttttacgaaaataataaaaaaagaagaaaagagATTGTAAATTCAACATAATAATCAAAGCCCGAAACTTAGAATCAaagaaaatctaaaatattgaGTTCATGTCACAAAATGCCAACCATCGTAATCTAATTAATTCTATCTCTCGTTCATCTCTCGTTCGTATGgatagtaatatatatacctactttttctactctttttttttaatttttctacaactttattattacagccactttattttaattagatgtaataaaagtaattcaATTCAGTAAAACTGTTCTTAGCTCGCTTACGTAAATTGTTAGCAGTCTGTTAGCGAGGCCATCACACATCATACACCCGCCACAATGCGTTATTGACATATGAAATTTCAAACTGCGCAGGCGCAACACAAATACCCTGATTGTGTTTATAGCCACTTAACAAGAGCCTGTGACAATTCCGATTAGtacttgagaaaaaaaattaccgtgTATTTGTTTTAAGTGAGAGCAGCTACTTTGTAAATTTAGgcgtgttttatttaatttattataatatctcgctattaacattttaaatagttGCTATATGCAGCCACACATTTATTGATTTCCTAATGAAATACAACTTGTCAAAATAGACATAAAGACAAAACAGTAAAGGACCTAGTTATACTAATTGTATGTTCTTAAGATGAGGGTTACTTGCTGTGCTAATATCTACTTAAGCAATTTTCGGTTTTTTGGATGACAAACaactataattatacaaatataattatataatatataattttcgttgcataaagttttatgataatataatgatttatacgctttttgttatattaatttaaatgaattgcATTGACATAATTCCATACTTtatgttttgtaaattaattgtaatgaacgctatctgaattttactaataatcgattttgcacacctacaaacgtctgctcttgtacgtcctaaggttggctgctagagaatgcttttagcattaagcccgccttttgtacaattctttaatgtattgtgaaataaagtattaataaataaataaataaataaacgctaaagattcagcctgtagcatctcactgctgggcttaggcctctttctctctgtaggagaaggatcggagcttaatacaccacggtGCTCTACTGCGGATTAATAGATATGTATGCCTAAtctctactataagtaacgattgctGATCtggtgtatatgataataaccgggactgtcagcttaacgtgctctcatacgacccacaaggacagacatgcAATCCggaatgaaatatttgtggaaATACAAATATCCCGAGCCATCCATCCcaaggaatcgaacccgcaaactgtcggtgtttaggcgcgtaCATGGCGTACGCACCACTACATCGGAGTGGTTGAATTGATTgtatactttaattattatatatgttatatataggATACAAGTCTTGCGTCTAATGAATAgttctttcattattttataattcattaatatCTACTTTTACCAGATGATAAGAATAATAGAAGACCACGTCGAGCAGGTCCCGAAAGAAAGCCACGTCAGGCGTACAGCGCGAAACAACTAGAAAGATTAGAAGCTGAATTTAAACTAGATAAATATCTAAGCGTTTCcaaaagaatggaactctcaaAGGCTCTAGGCCTCACTGaagtacaaattaaaacatgGTTTCAGAACCGAAGGACGAAGTGGAAGAAACAACTAACATCTCGTTTAAAAATCGCACAACGCCAAGGATTGTTTTCTGGACATAATATTTTCGGACATGCTCCCCAAAATTATTCTCTTTTGAACCCGTACGCGTATGCACCGCTGAGCTGTGTTTTTACTCCCGTTACTATTCCTACAACGCAGCCCTAATAACCAACGATCTTCATGCAATTTTAGATATTCTTAAGAGTAAAAACGAATGTACATGTATTTTGGAAGTGGATGCCGTGTAGTCGTTCGTCAACCTCGTATGAACATTGCGATTCTAGAGAGTAGTTTTCCTTAGTAGTTTAGTTACAATGATTTACcaaatatcattaaatatcattaaaaagtGTTTTCTTTCAAGCTACTTACTACTTTTAGTTCTAGCCCTGCAGCATGTGTCAGCTAGTCATAGTCACTAGCTGTTTTACAGTATCTTTGCCACTACAAACaactaacaaaaacaaaattatcgaAATTACTCATATATTTCACGTCAATTAAGTTAATTgtcatattgtaaaaattatttatgatacGTAATAATGCCTAggtttatgtttaaaattagaAACTTTAGTTGCACACGAGTAGCGGTATGTTCTAATTGATAcggtaaatatgtatttttatttatgcatttCTGTACCTGTAGATCGAATTCTACGTCGTGCTTATTTGATTTGTAATGTTTtgtgtgttatttataaatttcattacagtaatattatataagtatgttGTGACACGCTACTTTTAT
Proteins encoded in this region:
- the LOC123655176 gene encoding homeobox protein ceh-31-like; the encoded protein is MNSIDDISSTCGNGCGLSFQNKFPNSAKPKEKLIYNSESESDFDSENETIDVICENSDHKEHSVQILTANTHISSTSTCPELNPLNGAEILAGHAYVHWLATQQPTSTFYDDKNNRRPRRAGPERKPRQAYSAKQLERLEAEFKLDKYLSVSKRMELSKALGLTEVQIKTWFQNRRTKWKKQLTSRLKIAQRQGLFSGHNIFGHAPQNYSLLNPYAYAPLSCVFTPVTIPTTQP